One Methylosarcina fibrata AML-C10 DNA segment encodes these proteins:
- the acpP gene encoding acyl carrier protein, which yields MSNVEERVKKIVAEQLGVKEDIANDASFVDDLGADSLDTVELVMALEEEFECEIPDDEAEKITTVQQAIDYVEKNA from the coding sequence ATGAGTAATGTTGAAGAACGAGTGAAAAAAATTGTTGCAGAGCAATTAGGAGTAAAAGAAGATATCGCAAATGATGCTTCATTCGTTGATGATCTTGGCGCTGACTCTCTGGATACAGTTGAACTCGTGATGGCTCTTGAAGAAGAATTCGAATGTGAAATTCCGGACGATGAAGCTGAAAAAATCACAACCGTACAACAAGCCATCGATTACGTAGAAAAGAACGCTTGA
- the fabF gene encoding beta-ketoacyl-ACP synthase II codes for MSKRRVVITGLGAVTPLANTVPETWDGIVNGKSGISPIDSFDISPFATTFGGVIRNLDITQYIPGKDAQRMDGFIHYGLAAGCQAFEDSGLEVTEANAERIGVAIGAGIGGITGIEECYAFYEKSGPRRISPFFVPGNIINMISGNLSIKYGLKGPNFSIVTACATGTHNIGDAARLIQYGDADVMIAGGAERCTSSPTAMGGFISAKALSRRNDAPQAASRPWDKDRDGFVLSDGAGVVVLEELEHARARGAKIYAELVGYGMSGDAYHMTQPSPGGEGAARCMRNALRDAGLNAEQIDYINAHGTSTPAGDIGETQAMKSALGAHAYKLAVSSTKSMTGHMLGAAGGIEAVFTALSLKHQIAPPTINLENQDPECDLDYVPNTARDMKIEYALSNSFGFGGTNGTLVFRRYG; via the coding sequence TTGAGCAAACGCCGAGTTGTAATAACCGGATTAGGCGCTGTTACGCCGTTGGCCAACACGGTCCCGGAAACCTGGGACGGCATCGTCAACGGCAAAAGCGGCATCAGTCCGATTGATTCCTTCGATATTTCGCCTTTTGCCACAACTTTCGGCGGTGTCATCAGAAACCTGGATATTACCCAATACATTCCCGGTAAGGATGCTCAGCGCATGGACGGGTTTATCCACTACGGCCTCGCCGCCGGCTGCCAGGCTTTTGAAGATTCCGGCCTGGAGGTTACCGAAGCCAATGCCGAACGGATCGGCGTGGCGATCGGCGCGGGTATCGGCGGCATTACCGGCATCGAGGAATGCTATGCCTTCTATGAAAAAAGCGGACCACGCCGGATTTCGCCTTTTTTCGTACCCGGCAACATCATCAACATGATTTCGGGCAATCTGTCGATCAAGTACGGATTGAAAGGCCCCAATTTTTCCATCGTCACCGCCTGCGCTACCGGCACCCATAATATCGGAGACGCGGCCCGCCTGATTCAATACGGGGATGCCGACGTCATGATCGCCGGCGGAGCGGAACGCTGCACTTCCTCGCCTACCGCGATGGGCGGTTTTATCTCCGCCAAGGCCTTGTCTCGACGCAACGACGCCCCGCAGGCGGCAAGCCGGCCGTGGGATAAGGATCGCGACGGTTTCGTATTGAGCGACGGCGCCGGCGTGGTCGTTCTGGAGGAACTGGAACACGCCAGGGCGCGAGGCGCGAAAATTTATGCCGAACTGGTCGGTTACGGCATGAGCGGCGATGCGTATCACATGACTCAGCCTTCTCCCGGAGGAGAAGGCGCTGCACGGTGTATGAGAAACGCATTGAGGGACGCCGGTCTGAACGCCGAGCAAATCGATTACATCAACGCGCACGGCACCTCGACGCCGGCCGGCGATATCGGTGAAACCCAGGCGATGAAATCGGCTCTGGGCGCTCACGCCTACAAGCTTGCGGTCAGTTCGACCAAATCGATGACCGGCCATATGTTGGGCGCGGCCGGCGGCATTGAAGCCGTATTCACGGCATTGAGCCTCAAGCATCAAATCGCCCCGCCGACCATCAATCTCGAGAATCAGGATCCCGAGTGCGATCTGGACTATGTCCCGAATACCGCCCGGGATATGAAAATCGAATACGCCTTGTCGAATTCGTTCGGTTTCGGCGGAACCAACGGCACTTTGGTTTTCAGACGCTACGGGTAA
- a CDS encoding beta-ketoacyl-ACP synthase III, with product MNRYSRVIGTGGYLPEEILTNDQISETVDTSDSWIYERTGIKSRRIAGPNETASSMAEIAARQAIEAAQIDPEEIDLIVVATGTPDRVYPSTGCLLQQRLGIKQCMAFDVQAACSGSIFALSIADQYVKSGAAQKVLVIGTEICSRLVDWTDRTTCILFGDGAGAVLLGASEETGILSTHIHSDGEYEDLLYCPNPQAATEANKGESGFISMRGNEVFKVAVNTLGRIVDETLEANRLDKSDIDWLVPHQANIRIIAATAKKLKMSMEQVVVTLENQGNTSSASVLLAFNEAVRDGRIRRNQVVLLEAFGAGFTWGSVLLKY from the coding sequence ATGAATCGTTATTCAAGAGTTATCGGAACCGGAGGATATCTGCCCGAAGAAATCCTCACCAATGATCAAATATCTGAAACCGTTGATACCTCCGATAGCTGGATTTACGAGCGCACCGGCATCAAAAGCCGCCGCATCGCAGGGCCCAATGAAACCGCGTCCAGCATGGCGGAAATTGCAGCGCGCCAGGCGATCGAAGCGGCTCAAATCGATCCCGAGGAAATCGATCTGATCGTCGTCGCCACCGGCACGCCCGACCGCGTGTACCCCAGTACCGGCTGCCTTCTGCAGCAGCGCCTCGGCATCAAGCAATGCATGGCTTTCGACGTTCAGGCGGCCTGTTCCGGCTCCATTTTCGCCTTGAGCATCGCCGACCAGTACGTCAAATCGGGCGCCGCGCAAAAAGTCCTGGTCATAGGCACCGAGATCTGCTCGCGCCTGGTCGACTGGACCGACCGAACCACCTGCATCCTGTTCGGAGACGGGGCCGGAGCGGTATTGTTGGGCGCTTCGGAGGAAACCGGCATCCTGTCGACCCATATTCACTCCGACGGCGAATACGAAGATCTGCTGTACTGCCCCAACCCGCAGGCGGCCACCGAAGCCAATAAGGGCGAATCGGGATTCATCAGCATGCGGGGCAACGAAGTGTTCAAGGTGGCCGTCAACACGCTGGGACGCATTGTCGACGAAACCCTGGAAGCCAACCGCTTGGACAAGTCCGACATCGACTGGCTAGTGCCGCACCAGGCCAATATCCGCATCATCGCGGCCACCGCCAAGAAATTGAAAATGTCGATGGAACAGGTCGTGGTCACCCTCGAAAATCAGGGCAACACGTCGTCCGCTTCGGTATTGCTCGCTTTCAACGAAGCGGTTCGCGACGGCCGCATCCGGAGAAATCAGGTGGTATTGCTTGAAGCATTCGGCGCTGGCTTCACCTGGGGCTCGGTATTGCTTAAATATTGA
- the fabG gene encoding 3-oxoacyl-ACP reductase FabG: MPKQVALVTGASRGIGRAIAERLAGDGFFVVGTATTDNGAQAISAYLGENGKGLKLDVADAESVAEVTKTVNDEFGTPVVLVNNAGITRDNLLMRMKDEEWDSIISTNLTSVYRMSKAVLRGMMKAKTGRIINISSVVGATGNAGQANYAAAKAGIVGFTKSMAKEVGSRNITVNTVAPGFIDTDMTKELSDDVRQSLLSVIPLGRLGEPEEVAHAVSFLASPHAGYITGETLHVNGGMYMP; encoded by the coding sequence ATGCCTAAACAAGTCGCTTTAGTCACAGGCGCCAGCCGCGGTATCGGCAGGGCGATTGCCGAAAGATTAGCCGGCGACGGCTTTTTTGTCGTCGGCACCGCCACGACCGACAACGGCGCCCAGGCCATTTCCGCTTATCTGGGCGAAAACGGGAAAGGCCTGAAACTGGATGTCGCCGACGCCGAATCGGTCGCCGAAGTCACCAAAACCGTCAACGACGAGTTCGGTACGCCGGTGGTACTGGTCAATAACGCCGGCATTACCCGAGACAATCTGTTGATGCGGATGAAGGACGAAGAATGGGACAGCATCATCAGCACGAACCTGACCTCGGTTTATCGGATGAGCAAGGCCGTACTGCGCGGCATGATGAAAGCCAAAACCGGCCGCATCATCAACATTTCATCGGTCGTCGGCGCTACCGGAAACGCCGGCCAGGCCAATTACGCCGCCGCCAAGGCCGGCATCGTCGGTTTTACCAAATCGATGGCGAAAGAAGTCGGTTCGCGCAACATTACCGTCAACACCGTCGCTCCCGGTTTTATCGACACCGACATGACCAAAGAATTGAGCGACGACGTCAGACAGAGCCTGTTGTCGGTCATCCCTCTGGGCCGGCTGGGAGAACCGGAAGAAGTCGCCCATGCCGTTTCATTTCTGGCTTCACCCCATGCCGGCTACATCACCGGCGAAACCCTGCACGTCAACGGCGGCATGTACATGCCCTAG
- the pabC gene encoding aminodeoxychorismate lyase — translation MILINGEYRDHIEISDRGFQYGDGLFETIEVHNGRPVFLNRHLHRLQTGCARLQIPCPDPELIRSEAAVLCKNAPHAVLKLIITRGSGGRGYRPPEATRPTRVLSLHPCPDYPGRYREQGVAVRICQTRLGLNPALAGIKHLNRLEQVLARAEWDDPEIQEGLMLDINGHVIEGTMTNLFYFSNRSAYTPALTQCGVDGIIRRILMDLLSKRRITVRETAPTVDELSAADEVFVCNSIIGIWPVRAIGNVRYAVGPFTRQCQFDLTEFKNEAVHDE, via the coding sequence ATGATCTTGATCAATGGTGAATACCGGGATCATATCGAAATTTCCGATCGCGGCTTTCAATACGGCGATGGTTTGTTCGAAACCATCGAAGTTCACAACGGTCGACCGGTTTTTTTAAACCGGCACCTACACAGGCTGCAAACGGGTTGTGCCCGACTGCAGATTCCCTGCCCCGATCCCGAACTGATTCGTTCCGAAGCCGCCGTTCTCTGTAAAAACGCGCCCCACGCGGTACTCAAATTGATCATCACCCGGGGTTCGGGCGGACGTGGCTATCGACCGCCCGAAGCAACCCGTCCCACTCGCGTGTTAAGTCTCCATCCTTGTCCGGATTATCCGGGCCGCTACCGGGAGCAGGGCGTTGCCGTGCGGATATGCCAGACGCGCCTGGGGCTCAACCCTGCGTTGGCAGGCATCAAGCATCTGAACCGGCTCGAACAGGTGCTGGCCAGGGCCGAATGGGACGACCCGGAAATTCAGGAAGGACTCATGCTGGACATCAACGGCCATGTTATCGAAGGCACCATGACCAACCTCTTCTATTTCAGCAACCGGAGCGCTTATACGCCGGCATTGACGCAGTGCGGCGTAGACGGCATTATCCGCCGGATTCTGATGGATCTCTTGAGCAAGCGCCGCATCACCGTCCGGGAAACCGCTCCGACCGTAGATGAATTATCGGCCGCCGACGAAGTCTTTGTATGCAATTCGATCATAGGGATCTGGCCTGTTCGGGCCATCGGCAACGTCCGGTATGCCGTTGGCCCTTTTACGCGGCAATGTCAATTCGATCTCACTGAATTTAAAAACGAGGCAGTCCACGATGAATAA
- the tmk gene encoding dTMP kinase — translation MTLSLLPGAPAARGKFITLEGGEGVGKSTNLAFIQDYLRRRQISALVTREPGGTGLAEKIRALLLDKNDEPMTETAELLLVFAARAQHLRHVIEPALAQGRWVLCDRFTDATYAYQGGGRNMSVSAIAWLETLVQGNLRPDLTLLLDAPIEIGLARAKARGISDRFEEEKADFFEKIRTAYLRQAELHPERIRLIAADRPLPQVQAAIAAAIDPLLDGVSRPSIADRAE, via the coding sequence ATGACGCTCTCTCTCTTACCTGGCGCTCCCGCCGCCAGAGGCAAATTCATTACGCTGGAAGGCGGTGAAGGCGTAGGCAAAAGCACGAATCTGGCTTTTATCCAGGATTATCTCCGGCGCCGGCAAATTTCCGCCTTGGTGACGCGCGAGCCTGGCGGCACCGGGCTGGCCGAGAAAATCCGCGCGCTGCTGCTCGACAAAAACGACGAACCGATGACCGAAACCGCCGAATTATTGCTGGTGTTCGCTGCCAGGGCACAACATCTGCGGCACGTCATCGAACCGGCATTAGCTCAGGGTCGGTGGGTCTTGTGCGACCGTTTTACCGATGCCACTTACGCTTATCAGGGCGGCGGCAGAAACATGAGCGTCAGCGCCATCGCCTGGCTGGAAACGCTGGTGCAAGGTAACTTGAGGCCGGATTTGACCCTGTTGCTCGATGCTCCGATCGAAATCGGCCTGGCCAGGGCGAAAGCAAGAGGCATCTCCGACCGCTTTGAAGAAGAAAAAGCCGACTTTTTCGAAAAGATCAGAACGGCTTATTTACGGCAAGCCGAACTGCATCCGGAGCGAATCCGCCTGATCGCGGCCGATCGGCCGCTGCCTCAGGTGCAGGCGGCCATTGCCGCAGCGATTGATCCTTTGCTCGACGGCGTTTCCCGGCCGTCTATTGCCGACAGGGCGGAGTAA
- the mltG gene encoding endolytic transglycosylase MltG, which produces MNNKLIGLAVILFSFVGGWLWMDYQTALYAPAVKQEKVCVEINKGDSLNVIADKLAARNPAIKPFWFKVVAFQDNSAKKLRTGEYELTRGMTIRNVIDLFVQGKTKQYAITFPEGWSFKEITQEIRKNPNLEHILGKMPVDQVMTQLGAEIRMPEGQFFPDTYFFEKHMSDVSLLKRAYDKMQKVLLEEWSHKAEGLPFNTPYDALILASIIEKETGTESERPLIAGVFIRRLKNGMPLQTDPTVIYGMGERYRGNIGSEDLKNATPYNTYLIKGLPPTPIAMPGQQAIHSVLHPDNSDTLYFVARGDGTHVFSTTLKEHNQAVNLYQKPPK; this is translated from the coding sequence ATGAATAACAAACTCATCGGCTTAGCTGTGATCCTGTTCAGTTTCGTCGGCGGCTGGCTCTGGATGGATTATCAAACCGCCCTGTACGCGCCGGCGGTCAAACAGGAAAAAGTTTGCGTCGAAATCAACAAAGGCGATTCCTTGAACGTCATCGCCGACAAACTGGCCGCCCGAAATCCGGCGATCAAGCCGTTCTGGTTCAAGGTCGTCGCCTTTCAGGACAATTCGGCCAAAAAACTCCGGACCGGAGAATACGAGTTAACCCGAGGCATGACCATCCGCAACGTCATAGACCTTTTCGTGCAGGGAAAGACCAAGCAATACGCGATCACGTTTCCCGAAGGCTGGAGTTTCAAGGAAATTACCCAGGAAATCCGGAAAAACCCCAATCTGGAACACATTCTCGGCAAAATGCCGGTCGATCAAGTCATGACTCAACTCGGCGCAGAAATTAGAATGCCCGAAGGCCAGTTCTTTCCCGATACTTATTTTTTCGAGAAGCATATGTCGGACGTCTCCCTGTTAAAACGGGCCTATGACAAAATGCAGAAGGTACTGCTGGAAGAATGGAGCCATAAGGCGGAAGGATTGCCTTTTAATACTCCTTACGACGCCTTGATTCTGGCCTCCATTATCGAAAAGGAAACAGGAACCGAATCCGAACGACCGCTCATCGCCGGCGTCTTCATCCGCCGGCTGAAAAACGGCATGCCGCTGCAGACCGATCCCACGGTCATCTACGGCATGGGCGAGCGATACCGGGGCAACATCGGATCCGAAGACCTGAAAAATGCGACGCCCTACAACACCTATCTCATCAAAGGGCTGCCGCCGACTCCGATTGCGATGCCGGGACAACAGGCCATCCATTCGGTGCTGCATCCCGACAACAGCGATACCCTTTATTTCGTCGCCCGTGGCGACGGCACGCACGTCTTCTCCACCACCCTGAAAGAACACAATCAGGCCGTCAACTTATACCAAAAGCCGCCGAAATGA
- the fabD gene encoding ACP S-malonyltransferase → MSEQTYNLAFVFPGQGSQSVGMLNDLAAAHPEVKQLFERASEALDKNLWTLVAEGPEDELNQTQNTQPAMLAAGYAVWQVWCKESPVRPAWIAGHSLGEYTALVCSEAISFEDGIKLVAARGSLMQEAVPQGVGAMAAILGLEDHEVVKLCADASDNDEGLPEETGAELVSAANFNSPGQVVIAGTRAAVEKAVAAAKEAGAKRAVLLPVSVPSHCALMKPAAEALEDYLQGIGIKTPNTTLIHNVDVIAHSAPDVIRSALVAQLYLPVRWVDTVRFMHDQGVTRFVECGPGKVLAGLNKRIVKEAEHMTLFDSESINKVKELLNA, encoded by the coding sequence ATGAGCGAACAAACCTATAATTTAGCCTTTGTTTTTCCAGGCCAGGGCTCTCAATCCGTCGGCATGCTGAACGATCTGGCGGCCGCCCATCCCGAAGTGAAACAGTTATTCGAGCGCGCCTCCGAGGCTCTCGACAAGAACCTGTGGACCCTGGTCGCCGAAGGCCCGGAAGACGAGCTCAATCAGACCCAGAATACCCAGCCGGCGATGCTGGCGGCGGGCTATGCCGTCTGGCAGGTATGGTGCAAGGAAAGCCCCGTTCGCCCCGCCTGGATAGCGGGACACAGCCTTGGAGAATACACCGCGCTGGTCTGTTCGGAAGCGATATCCTTTGAAGACGGGATCAAACTGGTCGCCGCGCGGGGCAGCCTGATGCAGGAAGCGGTCCCGCAAGGCGTAGGCGCCATGGCGGCCATTCTGGGTCTGGAAGATCATGAAGTGGTTAAACTCTGCGCCGATGCCTCGGACAATGACGAAGGACTGCCCGAGGAAACCGGCGCCGAACTGGTTTCCGCGGCAAATTTCAATTCACCCGGCCAAGTGGTCATTGCCGGCACCCGAGCCGCTGTCGAAAAGGCGGTCGCTGCGGCCAAAGAAGCCGGCGCCAAACGCGCCGTATTGCTGCCGGTCAGCGTACCCTCCCATTGCGCCTTGATGAAGCCGGCCGCCGAAGCTCTGGAGGATTACTTGCAGGGCATCGGTATAAAAACGCCGAATACGACTCTGATCCATAACGTCGACGTCATCGCCCACAGCGCGCCCGACGTCATCCGCAGCGCTTTGGTAGCCCAACTGTATCTGCCGGTGCGCTGGGTGGATACCGTCCGCTTCATGCACGACCAGGGCGTTACTCGCTTCGTCGAATGCGGACCCGGCAAGGTGCTGGCCGGATTGAACAAGCGCATCGTCAAGGAAGCCGAACACATGACTCTCTTCGATTCCGAATCCATAAACAAAGTTAAGGAGCTGTTGAATGCCTAA